In a genomic window of Roseiflexus castenholzii DSM 13941:
- a CDS encoding ArsA family ATPase encodes MVKLLVYTGSPGAGISMAAAAEAARAADAGKRTLLLTYGSTAGLGALLGVAIGSVPVEVAPRLNALALDARSELAAAWEETRATLLPPFSNLAGDELPQPPASDAAFALLRIRDLAPNYDRVVVDAGPHDPLIEALGVPDNLRWIARLLIGLDGQPAQGSLLPGLLLPPEFVSNLRRVLVEAERLRNLLDAPASMVCYVLRPDAAALAEARLAIPAIQLHGVAVGALVAGPLLPPNPEDARLAPLERLQAALLDEAAAIWSARPLLRLDMSATAGGHMPLLLAGRAMGDAGAVTVRSPIGNDYRGEPALTFELPGLPQGAIGLTLSGDDLIVRVGSYRRHVPLPSRLRGVRAVRATREGDLLVVRRR; translated from the coding sequence GTGGTAAAACTTCTCGTCTACACTGGATCGCCCGGCGCGGGCATCAGCATGGCGGCGGCAGCGGAGGCGGCGCGCGCTGCCGATGCGGGAAAGCGCACGTTGCTGCTGACGTATGGCTCGACAGCGGGGTTGGGCGCGCTTTTGGGCGTTGCCATTGGCAGCGTGCCGGTTGAAGTTGCACCGCGCCTCAATGCACTGGCGCTCGATGCCCGCAGCGAACTGGCAGCCGCCTGGGAGGAAACCCGCGCGACCCTCCTGCCGCCCTTCAGCAACCTCGCCGGTGATGAACTCCCCCAACCCCCGGCGTCTGACGCTGCGTTTGCGCTTCTCCGTATCCGTGATCTCGCTCCCAACTATGATCGCGTGGTTGTGGACGCCGGACCGCACGATCCACTGATCGAAGCGCTTGGCGTTCCCGACAATCTGCGCTGGATCGCGCGACTTCTCATTGGTCTCGACGGTCAACCCGCACAGGGGTCGCTGCTGCCGGGGTTGTTGCTGCCGCCTGAGTTTGTCAGCAATCTGCGGCGCGTGCTGGTGGAAGCCGAGCGCCTGCGCAACCTGCTCGACGCCCCCGCGAGTATGGTCTGTTATGTGCTGCGCCCCGATGCGGCGGCGCTGGCAGAGGCGCGCCTGGCAATCCCCGCCATTCAGTTGCACGGCGTGGCTGTCGGTGCGCTGGTCGCCGGTCCACTCCTGCCGCCCAACCCGGAAGACGCGCGCCTGGCGCCGCTCGAACGGTTGCAGGCAGCACTGCTCGATGAAGCCGCTGCGATCTGGTCCGCCCGGCCGTTGCTCCGGCTTGATATGAGCGCGACCGCCGGCGGGCATATGCCGTTGCTGCTCGCCGGGCGCGCCATGGGTGACGCGGGCGCCGTAACGGTGCGTTCACCCATCGGCAATGACTATCGCGGCGAACCGGCGTTGACCTTTGAACTTCCCGGTCTGCCACAGGGCGCTATCGGGTTGACGCTGAGCGGCGACGATCTGATCGTGCGCGTGGGGTCCTATCGGCGGCATGTGCCGCTGCCTTCGCGCCTGCGCGGTGTTCGCGCCGTGCGCGCCACTCGTGAAGGCGATCTGCTCGTGGTGCGGCGCAGGTGA
- a CDS encoding tetratricopeptide repeat protein, producing MKFHRIQFIQILLILAATLLAARLAFHPDPRDALRQADALFVAGRHYEAFHAYHALATRAPGFAPARLRLGMALTVRGESAAASREFGWALRLGLNEADTALARLYQGRLAADMGYADEASRMWMQIPTSSALYSLRLALEAEERLSQNDYAGAESGYRAALAVGLPDTWRRTAHARIAALIAGSDLSGAWNEARMAVTKEGRLHPIEQPLATPLRPLPRPDVAQIAAILASDEAIRPQLLGQIYLDVGWTRLAEEQFAIARERGSLTQAAEAYSAYAQLLNGDVGVALARLHDLALAAPDDPRPRILLALGRLAVHDAQAALTELQEARRLAPNDPDVLLALGEWHTAQRDYPAAAAAYAEALRVAPAAMRGAYALALAQYHLKTSLQICEKGLPAATEAVARLPKNAQSWSALAHARLACGDIAGARDAAALAQTLDPASAEAAYHYGRALAALGDRTAARTALIRAADLAPASEWRIRAEEQMAMWGMAP from the coding sequence GTGAAGTTTCACCGCATCCAGTTTATTCAAATCCTTCTCATACTGGCGGCAACGCTTCTAGCGGCGCGACTCGCGTTTCATCCCGACCCGCGCGATGCGTTGCGACAGGCGGATGCGCTTTTCGTCGCGGGACGGCACTACGAGGCGTTTCACGCCTACCACGCGCTGGCGACGCGCGCGCCCGGTTTTGCCCCGGCACGCCTGCGGCTCGGCATGGCGCTGACGGTGCGCGGCGAGAGTGCAGCGGCGAGCCGTGAATTCGGTTGGGCGCTGAGGTTGGGATTGAACGAAGCCGACACCGCCCTGGCGCGGTTGTATCAGGGTCGCCTGGCGGCAGATATGGGATATGCGGATGAAGCTTCGCGCATGTGGATGCAGATCCCCACATCTTCTGCATTGTACAGTCTGCGCCTCGCGCTGGAGGCGGAAGAGCGGTTGAGCCAGAACGATTATGCAGGCGCAGAATCCGGGTATCGCGCTGCTCTTGCGGTTGGACTTCCCGACACGTGGCGCAGAACAGCGCATGCCCGGATTGCCGCCCTAATCGCCGGAAGCGACCTGAGCGGCGCATGGAATGAAGCGCGAATGGCGGTCACGAAGGAAGGCAGGCTGCATCCAATCGAACAACCGCTGGCAACGCCGTTGCGTCCGCTGCCGCGCCCCGATGTCGCGCAGATCGCAGCGATCCTGGCGTCCGACGAAGCAATCCGCCCGCAACTGTTAGGACAGATCTACCTGGATGTGGGATGGACGCGGCTGGCGGAAGAACAGTTTGCCATTGCGCGCGAACGCGGGTCGCTGACGCAGGCGGCAGAAGCATATTCCGCGTATGCGCAACTATTGAACGGCGACGTTGGAGTTGCGCTGGCGCGCCTGCACGATCTGGCACTGGCTGCGCCGGACGATCCGCGACCACGAATATTGCTGGCGCTGGGGCGCCTTGCCGTGCATGACGCGCAGGCGGCGCTTACTGAACTCCAGGAGGCGCGCCGCCTTGCGCCGAACGACCCGGATGTCCTGCTGGCACTGGGGGAATGGCATACTGCGCAACGCGATTATCCGGCAGCGGCGGCAGCGTATGCCGAAGCGCTTCGGGTTGCGCCGGCGGCGATGCGCGGCGCCTACGCGCTGGCGCTGGCGCAGTACCACCTGAAGACCTCGTTACAGATCTGCGAAAAAGGGCTTCCCGCAGCCACCGAAGCAGTCGCCCGGCTGCCAAAGAATGCGCAGTCGTGGTCGGCGCTGGCGCACGCGCGCCTGGCATGTGGCGATATTGCGGGAGCGCGTGATGCGGCGGCGCTGGCGCAGACCCTCGACCCCGCGAGTGCTGAGGCTGCATATCACTATGGACGGGCGCTAGCGGCGCTGGGAGATCGAACAGCAGCGCGCACCGCCCTGATCCGCGCCGCCGATCTCGCGCCGGCCTCGGAGTGGCGCATCCGCGCTGAGGAGCAGATGGCGATGTGGGGGATGGCGCCGTGA
- a CDS encoding IS701 family transposase, which yields MRNLPRAIIPVLRKFELLFSERVWEWAKILLIGAILAPGKRTVTSALRVMGLSDDAQFQNYHRVLNRAVWSPYAASRILLRLLVDAFVPSDTAIVLGLDDHIERRRGAKIKAKGIYRDPVRSSRSFFVKTSGLRWLCLMLLAPIPWAQRVWALPFLTVLAPSERCHQELGKRHKQLTDWARQIIFQVRQWLPERVLVVVADSSYAALELLAACQGLPNPVTVVTRLRLDAALYDTAYVHPAGRPGRPRKKGARQPTLEQRLSDPTTDWQHTSVRWYGGTTRTVRLASATAVWYHSGLPPVSIRWVLITDPDGKFEAQALLSTNPAATPKEIVEWFVMRWQVEVTFEEARAHLGIETQRQWSDLAILRTTPVLLGLFSLVTLFAHHLLQAGELPVRQAAWYTKALPTFSDTLAFVRKQLWPVTISWMSPAEADMVKIPKSLLVRLTDALAYAA from the coding sequence ATGCGCAACCTGCCACGAGCGATTATACCGGTCCTCCGCAAGTTCGAGTTGCTGTTTAGCGAGCGTGTATGGGAATGGGCGAAGATACTGCTCATCGGCGCCATCCTAGCCCCCGGCAAGCGCACGGTCACTTCGGCGCTGCGGGTGATGGGGCTGAGCGACGATGCGCAATTCCAGAACTACCATCGCGTCCTCAACCGCGCCGTCTGGTCGCCCTACGCCGCCAGCCGCATCCTGCTGCGCCTGCTCGTCGACGCCTTCGTTCCGTCCGATACGGCTATCGTGCTCGGCCTCGACGACCATATCGAGCGCCGGCGCGGGGCCAAGATCAAGGCCAAGGGGATCTACCGCGACCCTGTCCGCTCGTCGCGCTCGTTCTTCGTCAAGACCAGCGGCCTGCGCTGGTTGTGTCTGATGCTGCTCGCCCCCATCCCTTGGGCCCAGCGGGTTTGGGCCTTGCCCTTTCTGACCGTCCTGGCGCCCTCCGAGCGCTGCCATCAGGAGCTCGGCAAGCGCCACAAACAGCTCACCGACTGGGCGCGTCAGATCATCTTCCAAGTCCGTCAGTGGCTGCCCGAGCGCGTGCTGGTCGTTGTGGCCGACAGCAGCTACGCCGCGCTCGAACTGCTTGCCGCCTGCCAGGGCTTGCCCAACCCCGTTACCGTGGTCACGCGCTTGCGCTTGGATGCGGCCTTGTACGACACGGCGTACGTGCACCCAGCAGGGCGACCCGGTCGGCCGCGCAAGAAAGGCGCACGGCAGCCGACCCTGGAGCAGCGGCTCAGCGACCCGACCACAGACTGGCAGCACACGAGCGTGCGTTGGTATGGCGGAACGACGCGAACGGTGCGGCTGGCATCGGCAACGGCGGTCTGGTATCACAGTGGCTTGCCGCCGGTGAGCATTCGCTGGGTGCTCATTACCGACCCCGATGGGAAGTTTGAGGCCCAGGCGCTGCTGAGCACGAACCCGGCGGCTACCCCCAAGGAGATTGTGGAGTGGTTCGTGATGCGCTGGCAGGTGGAGGTCACGTTCGAGGAAGCGCGAGCACACTTGGGCATCGAGACCCAGCGCCAGTGGTCGGACCTGGCGATCCTGCGTACGACACCGGTGCTGTTGGGGTTGTTCTCGCTCGTGACGCTGTTCGCCCATCACCTACTCCAAGCAGGCGAGTTGCCCGTGAGGCAGGCGGCCTGGTACACCAAGGCGCTGCCGACCTTCAGCGACACACTGGCCTTCGTCCGCAAGCAGCTCTGGCCGGTCACCATTTCTTGGATGTCGCCTGCGGAAGCCGACATGGTCAAAATCCCGAAGTCGTTACTTGTTCGCCTGACTGATGCGCTCGCCTATGCTGCGTGA